The following proteins are encoded in a genomic region of Spirosoma sp. SC4-14:
- the bamA gene encoding outer membrane protein assembly factor BamA — translation MEHRIKLVLGAILVLISFYPATLRAQVRVGVGVGRTDTPLSNDDLLNYANPKEYEITGLTVTGTRYLDPNSLVSLSGLKIGDKIRIPGEGVGSSVRKLMDSGLLDNVEMFANHAGEGKVAIMFRVQERPRLYRVNFLGIKKGEQDQLKDKVKLNLGKIVTTTITKNTQLAVRKFFVDKGYLNTKVKITTIPDSARNNATMRVMVDKGQKVKIAKIEFDGLEELDESTVRMKMKSTKEKRFGRLFTPSKFVPKKFEEDKQKLIAYYNKLGYRDAVIEDDTIIHNNDNTINLRLNLNEGHQYYYRNIEFSGNYLYPSARLRDVLGVQKGDIYNPEDLEKKLNGNPGQDLSSLYMDDGYLYYNAQPIEKSIEGDSIDLEIRIFEGKQATINRIILNGNTKTSDHVVMRSIRTLPGQKFSKTNLIRTQRELATLGYFDPEKIGINPVPQNDGTVDIEYSVEEKPSDQIELSGGWGGYVGFVGTLGLTFNNFSARNIPNFSAWRPLPAGDGQRVQLRFQANGSQYQVYSLSFTEPWLGGRKPNALSVSASHTVYKTFYDPNNPYSIYQSLKGRTPTGSYTNTAITVGLGRQLKVPDDYFSLSTSLSYQRYDLHNLDLFYIGYSNGISNNFTFNTTLSRNSIDNPQFPRSGSSFTLSGSFTPPYSAFRTTTTTEKPEDKYKFVEYHKWMFDASWFQTIFGKLVLNTRAHMGFLGSYNKRTAIGPFERFVLGGSGLAGQGQFALAQDIIGLRGYDDRSVYTADYDRVPAGNARSQGGVVYNKFVAELRYPVSLNPSATIFVLTFLEAGNNWASYKQYNPFDLKRSVGVGARIFMPAFGLIGIDYGYGFDKIPGIKDKASGQFHFTIGQQFR, via the coding sequence TTGGAACACCGTATAAAACTCGTACTGGGGGCTATTTTAGTGCTCATTAGCTTTTATCCAGCTACGCTGCGGGCGCAGGTTCGCGTGGGCGTGGGCGTTGGTCGTACAGATACTCCTCTTAGCAACGACGACCTCTTAAACTACGCCAACCCTAAAGAATATGAAATTACCGGGCTAACCGTGACGGGCACCCGCTATCTCGATCCTAATTCACTGGTATCGCTGTCAGGTCTGAAAATTGGCGATAAAATCCGAATTCCTGGCGAAGGGGTGGGTTCTTCGGTTCGTAAATTGATGGATTCGGGACTGCTCGACAATGTTGAAATGTTTGCTAACCATGCAGGCGAAGGCAAAGTAGCGATTATGTTCCGGGTTCAGGAACGCCCCCGCCTGTATCGGGTCAATTTTTTGGGGATTAAAAAAGGGGAGCAGGATCAGCTAAAAGATAAGGTAAAACTGAATTTGGGTAAGATTGTAACCACAACCATCACCAAAAACACGCAGTTGGCTGTTCGCAAATTCTTTGTCGATAAGGGCTACCTCAATACGAAAGTAAAAATCACAACCATTCCTGATAGTGCCCGCAACAACGCAACCATGCGTGTAATGGTCGATAAAGGACAGAAGGTTAAGATTGCCAAAATTGAGTTTGACGGGCTGGAAGAACTCGACGAATCGACCGTGCGGATGAAAATGAAAAGCACGAAAGAGAAACGCTTCGGTCGTTTATTTACTCCATCGAAGTTCGTACCGAAGAAATTTGAGGAAGACAAACAAAAACTGATCGCTTACTACAACAAGCTTGGTTACCGCGATGCTGTTATTGAGGACGACACGATCATCCATAACAACGATAACACCATTAATCTTAGGCTGAACCTCAACGAAGGCCATCAGTATTATTATCGTAATATTGAGTTTTCAGGAAATTACTTATACCCTTCGGCCCGGCTACGGGATGTACTGGGCGTTCAGAAAGGAGATATCTATAATCCCGAGGATCTGGAGAAAAAGCTGAACGGTAACCCTGGTCAGGACCTAAGCTCGCTCTACATGGACGATGGCTATCTGTACTACAATGCACAACCGATCGAGAAAAGTATCGAAGGTGACTCTATTGATCTGGAAATACGAATTTTTGAAGGAAAGCAGGCAACCATCAACCGGATCATTCTGAACGGAAACACCAAAACCAGCGACCACGTTGTGATGCGCTCGATTCGGACGTTGCCCGGTCAGAAATTCTCGAAAACGAACCTGATTCGTACTCAGCGCGAGCTGGCAACGCTGGGCTACTTCGACCCCGAAAAAATTGGCATTAACCCCGTACCACAAAATGACGGTACGGTAGATATTGAATATTCTGTTGAAGAAAAACCATCTGACCAGATCGAATTATCGGGCGGTTGGGGTGGCTACGTGGGCTTTGTTGGAACGCTGGGTTTAACATTTAACAACTTCTCGGCCCGCAATATTCCGAACTTTAGTGCGTGGCGTCCGCTACCGGCTGGTGATGGACAACGGGTTCAGCTTCGTTTCCAGGCCAACGGTAGCCAGTATCAGGTATATTCCTTGTCGTTTACAGAACCCTGGCTGGGTGGCCGTAAACCAAATGCGCTGTCGGTAAGTGCCAGCCACACGGTTTATAAAACATTCTACGACCCCAATAACCCGTATAGCATCTATCAGAGTCTGAAAGGTCGCACGCCGACTGGCTCTTATACAAATACGGCTATTACGGTCGGCCTGGGCCGTCAGTTGAAAGTACCCGATGATTACTTCTCGCTGAGCACATCGTTGTCCTATCAGCGATACGACCTACACAATCTCGACTTGTTCTACATCGGATACAGCAACGGTATATCGAACAACTTCACGTTCAATACTACGCTCTCACGCAACAGCATCGACAACCCTCAGTTCCCACGGTCGGGATCGTCGTTCACATTAAGCGGATCGTTTACACCACCCTACTCGGCATTCCGGACGACAACCACTACCGAAAAACCCGAAGACAAATACAAATTTGTTGAATACCACAAATGGATGTTCGATGCCAGTTGGTTCCAGACTATTTTTGGCAAGCTGGTCTTGAATACCCGCGCCCACATGGGTTTCCTGGGTAGCTATAACAAGCGTACGGCCATCGGGCCATTTGAGCGGTTCGTATTGGGTGGTTCGGGTCTGGCAGGGCAAGGACAGTTCGCATTGGCGCAGGACATCATTGGTCTGCGTGGTTATGACGATCGTAGTGTATATACCGCCGACTACGACCGCGTTCCGGCCGGAAATGCCCGTAGCCAGGGTGGTGTAGTATATAACAAGTTCGTTGCCGAACTCCGGTATCCGGTGTCGCTCAATCCATCGGCCACCATTTTCGTTTTAACGTTCCTGGAAGCTGGTAACAACTGGGCCAGCTACAAACAGTATAATCCATTCGATCTGAAACGGTCGGTTGGGGTTGGTGCCCGGATTTTCATGCCTGCTTTTGGCCTCATCGGTATTGATTACGGGTATGGTTTCGACAAAATACCAGGAATTAAAGACAAGGCTTCAGGTCAATTCCACTTCACCATTGGTCAGCAGTTCAGATAA
- a CDS encoding OmpH family outer membrane protein: MKKGLFFVLLCSVYLTSPARAQKFGYVDSEFILGKMPEYQKALSEIDKFADKWSKDIQDKYLEIEKLQKAYQAEEILLTEDMKRERQRVLVDKEREAREYNNKVFGYQGLLFEKKKELMKAPMELISRAIEKVAVQKKLEFVFDKASDFVMLYTNPRHDYTDYVMEELGLDANSKPTKPTAAPGAPVNNSPENKTTTKPK; this comes from the coding sequence ATGAAAAAGGGCCTTTTTTTCGTACTTTTGTGCTCCGTTTACTTAACCTCGCCAGCGCGGGCGCAAAAGTTCGGTTATGTTGATTCTGAATTTATTTTGGGGAAAATGCCCGAATATCAGAAGGCGTTGAGCGAAATTGATAAGTTCGCCGACAAATGGTCGAAAGATATTCAGGATAAATACCTTGAGATAGAAAAATTACAGAAAGCCTACCAGGCAGAAGAAATTCTGCTGACCGAAGACATGAAACGCGAACGGCAGCGCGTGCTGGTTGATAAAGAACGCGAAGCCCGCGAGTATAACAACAAGGTGTTTGGCTATCAGGGGCTGCTTTTCGAAAAAAAGAAAGAGCTGATGAAAGCTCCGATGGAGTTGATTAGCCGGGCCATTGAAAAAGTTGCCGTACAGAAAAAGTTAGAATTTGTATTTGACAAGGCATCTGATTTTGTGATGCTCTATACGAATCCACGCCACGACTACACGGACTATGTGATGGAAGAATTGGGTCTGGATGCCAACAGTAAACCAACAAAACCAACAGCTGCGCCGGGTGCGCCAGTAAATAATAGTCCCGAAAATAAAACAACCACAAAACCGAAGTAG
- a CDS encoding OmpH family outer membrane protein, which yields MNKNLVMAFAVALLVGGLNAQAQAQTTAAPATTAASPLKLGYTNIDYILGQTPEAKDIQNQLTIQRTQSENELKRMQKELEDKYAAYEKGAAQMTDVIRKDRETELQSLQARIQEFGRTAEQSLQTKYGQLVNPVVQKIQKAIDAVAKENAYTYVFNLDAGANTTPILLVAPEENNITELVLKKLGIDPAKAATPAANAAPANKPANAGGGTTPKKN from the coding sequence ATGAACAAAAACCTCGTCATGGCATTCGCGGTAGCCCTTTTGGTGGGCGGTCTGAATGCACAGGCACAAGCTCAAACAACAGCGGCTCCGGCCACCACCGCAGCAAGCCCGCTGAAGTTAGGCTATACGAACATCGACTATATTCTTGGCCAAACGCCTGAAGCAAAAGATATCCAGAATCAGCTTACGATCCAGCGTACGCAATCGGAAAACGAGTTGAAACGGATGCAGAAGGAACTGGAAGATAAGTATGCTGCCTACGAAAAAGGGGCCGCTCAAATGACGGATGTGATCCGTAAGGACCGCGAAACCGAATTGCAGAGCCTGCAAGCCCGTATTCAGGAATTTGGTCGGACAGCCGAACAGTCGCTGCAAACCAAATATGGCCAACTGGTAAATCCGGTTGTACAGAAAATCCAGAAAGCGATTGACGCTGTAGCTAAGGAAAATGCGTATACCTACGTTTTCAATCTGGATGCCGGTGCCAACACAACGCCTATTCTACTTGTTGCTCCAGAAGAGAATAACATTACGGAGCTGGTATTGAAAAAATTGGGGATCGACCCTGCCAAGGCAGCCACACCAGCCGCCAATGCAGCCCCTGCCAATAAGCCAGCTAATGCTGGGGGTGGAACTACACCCAAGAAAAACTAA
- a CDS encoding lipoprotein signal peptidase, whose amino-acid sequence MIKKSPLKFFLLTLLLIAIDQGVKLAVHYYMAPGFAGQIKLIGDWFKLHYVLNPGMAFGMQLGYEYGKLLLSVFRLFAMVGIGYYLVHLAHRGAPDGLLWAMAMILAGAVGNVIDSTFYGVFLHNAPYGSPTPWFHGQVIDMVFVDIWEGFIPDWVPIWGGQYYSTPIFNIADSCIFVGVCIILLFQRRFFGGHTIEDGLLPIDGPDATQAEVLPMAELEGEGQSEEQAETSDNNPSDDASDEIKSSSSESVVSEEQKTQE is encoded by the coding sequence ATGATTAAGAAAAGCCCCTTAAAGTTTTTTCTGCTAACGCTGCTTCTAATTGCCATTGACCAGGGGGTTAAGCTGGCGGTTCATTATTATATGGCCCCTGGTTTTGCCGGGCAAATCAAGTTGATTGGCGACTGGTTTAAACTGCACTATGTCCTGAATCCTGGCATGGCCTTTGGGATGCAGTTGGGGTACGAATATGGTAAACTGCTGTTGAGTGTGTTCCGACTCTTTGCTATGGTCGGTATTGGCTACTACCTGGTTCACCTGGCACATCGTGGAGCGCCTGATGGGTTGCTTTGGGCCATGGCAATGATTCTGGCCGGAGCCGTCGGTAACGTTATCGATAGTACATTCTATGGTGTTTTTTTGCATAATGCTCCCTATGGATCGCCTACGCCCTGGTTTCATGGGCAAGTGATCGATATGGTATTTGTCGACATATGGGAAGGGTTTATCCCCGACTGGGTTCCCATCTGGGGTGGTCAATATTATTCAACGCCAATTTTTAATATTGCCGATTCCTGCATATTTGTTGGTGTCTGTATAATATTATTGTTTCAGCGTCGGTTTTTTGGAGGACACACGATCGAAGATGGCCTATTACCAATCGATGGGCCTGATGCTACGCAGGCCGAAGTATTACCGATGGCAGAGCTGGAAGGGGAGGGGCAATCTGAAGAGCAAGCCGAAACATCAGACAACAACCCTTCCGATGATGCAAGCGACGAGATTAAGTCATCGTCTTCGGAGTCGGTGGTTTCAGAAGAGCAAAAGACGCAGGAATAA
- a CDS encoding proline dehydrogenase family protein — MPETVERFNGSIQAGPRTADLKPVSFEDTSIAFSSQSNSKLRKTYWLFALMNRGWLVNLGTFFIKIALRLHLPIKFLIKNTIFEQFCGGESIRDSEKTIQQLHRVHVGTILDYSVEGEETEKSFDETTQEILRTIDRASKSNDIPFSVFKITGLASTELLEAVQIGDSLNKDQKAEFDSVLKRVDTLCRRAYERHVRIFIDAEESWIQDTIDTLAYEMMDRYNHEQPVVYNTYQMYRWESLERLRRDANEAHAKGYFLGVKLVRGAYLEKERLRSHEEEYQDPIQATKEDTDRDFNAAIDFCLENRDIISFCLGTHNEYSCQYCIQQMKRLGITPNDPHIYFAQLLGMSDNISYNLANAGYNVAKYVPYGPVEAVMPYLFRRAEENKSIAGQSSREFTLVSNELKRRKGCM; from the coding sequence ATGCCGGAGACCGTCGAACGGTTCAATGGCTCAATTCAGGCTGGGCCGCGTACGGCTGATTTAAAGCCTGTCTCTTTCGAGGACACTTCGATTGCTTTTTCTTCCCAGTCGAATTCCAAGTTAAGAAAGACTTACTGGTTATTTGCGTTGATGAATCGAGGATGGCTGGTAAATTTAGGTACTTTTTTCATAAAGATTGCCCTCAGACTTCATCTTCCCATTAAATTCCTTATAAAAAACACAATTTTTGAACAATTCTGTGGAGGGGAAAGTATTCGGGATTCTGAGAAAACAATACAACAGCTCCACCGCGTTCATGTTGGCACTATTCTGGATTATTCGGTAGAAGGCGAAGAAACCGAAAAAAGTTTCGATGAAACCACGCAGGAAATCCTTAGAACCATCGATCGGGCCAGTAAATCAAACGATATTCCGTTTTCTGTATTCAAAATTACAGGGCTTGCCTCAACCGAACTGCTGGAAGCTGTTCAGATTGGTGATTCGCTCAATAAGGACCAGAAAGCTGAATTTGATAGTGTGCTGAAACGCGTTGATACGCTTTGCCGCCGGGCCTACGAACGGCATGTACGGATTTTTATCGATGCCGAAGAAAGCTGGATTCAGGATACAATCGATACACTGGCGTATGAAATGATGGATCGCTACAACCATGAGCAACCAGTTGTTTACAACACCTATCAGATGTATCGCTGGGAAAGTCTGGAGCGTTTGCGTCGCGATGCAAACGAGGCTCATGCAAAAGGTTATTTTCTGGGCGTTAAACTAGTTCGTGGCGCTTATCTGGAAAAAGAACGGCTTCGCTCGCACGAAGAAGAATATCAGGACCCTATTCAGGCAACTAAAGAAGATACAGATCGCGATTTTAACGCTGCTATTGATTTTTGCCTGGAAAACCGTGATATCATATCGTTTTGCCTCGGTACTCACAATGAATATAGTTGCCAGTATTGTATTCAGCAGATGAAGCGGCTGGGTATTACCCCTAACGATCCGCATATCTACTTTGCGCAACTCCTGGGTATGAGCGACAACATTTCCTATAATCTGGCCAATGCCGGTTATAATGTTGCTAAATACGTGCCCTATGGCCCTGTAGAAGCTGTGATGCCTTATTTATTCCGACGGGCCGAAGAAAATAAATCAATAGCTGGGCAGAGTAGCCGGGAGTTTACTCTGGTTAGCAATGAATTAAAGCGCCGTAAGGGCTGTATGTAA
- a CDS encoding chorismate mutase has protein sequence MKVELAVEPLGSWIETNGKPLIIAGPCSAETEDQLVETARQLKELGAVHVIRAGVWKPRTRPGSFEGMGEAALPWIQRAKAETGLPFAVEVATPEHIELALKYGVDILWVGARTTVNPFNVQEIADALRGVDVPVLVKNPVNPDLALWVGAFERIAGAGIKKLGAIHRGFATGESTKYRNVPMWQMAIELKSIFPQLPIIGDPSHMAGKRAYLNELAQMAMDLNYDGLIVESHIDPDNAWSDAAQQLTPAAFGEMLDHLQIRQVESQNLEFQGFMEQSRRSIDNVDRQIVEMLAARMALVERLAEYKRDNNVTLFQPDRWKEILKTRTDLGTKLGLYPELVEEIYKIIHMESIRKQTEIINSTVQGV, from the coding sequence ATGAAAGTAGAATTAGCCGTAGAGCCGCTTGGATCGTGGATTGAGACCAACGGCAAACCTCTGATCATCGCTGGCCCGTGCAGCGCCGAGACGGAAGATCAGTTAGTAGAAACTGCCCGCCAGTTGAAAGAACTGGGTGCCGTTCATGTTATTCGTGCCGGTGTTTGGAAACCGCGCACCCGTCCAGGTAGCTTTGAAGGAATGGGCGAAGCCGCTCTTCCCTGGATTCAGCGCGCCAAAGCCGAAACGGGCCTTCCGTTTGCCGTTGAAGTAGCTACTCCTGAGCATATCGAACTGGCTCTGAAATATGGCGTTGATATTCTGTGGGTAGGTGCCCGCACTACTGTCAATCCGTTCAATGTACAGGAAATTGCCGATGCTCTACGGGGAGTTGATGTTCCTGTTCTGGTCAAAAACCCAGTTAATCCCGATCTGGCTTTGTGGGTAGGCGCTTTCGAGCGTATTGCCGGTGCCGGTATCAAAAAATTGGGAGCCATTCACCGTGGTTTTGCTACGGGCGAATCCACAAAGTACCGTAATGTGCCGATGTGGCAGATGGCAATCGAACTGAAATCTATTTTCCCTCAGTTGCCCATCATTGGCGACCCAAGCCACATGGCAGGTAAGCGCGCTTATCTGAACGAACTGGCTCAGATGGCGATGGACCTCAACTACGACGGTCTGATTGTTGAGTCGCACATCGATCCGGACAACGCCTGGAGCGATGCCGCCCAGCAGCTTACCCCAGCCGCTTTTGGCGAAATGCTCGACCACCTGCAAATTCGTCAGGTTGAATCGCAAAACCTGGAGTTTCAGGGATTCATGGAGCAATCGCGCCGTAGCATCGATAATGTAGACCGTCAGATTGTTGAGATGCTGGCTGCCCGCATGGCCCTGGTTGAACGGCTGGCCGAATACAAGCGCGACAATAACGTAACGCTGTTCCAACCCGATCGTTGGAAAGAAATCCTGAAAACACGTACAGATCTGGGCACAAAACTCGGGTTGTATCCTGAATTAGTAGAGGAAATCTACAAGATTATCCACATGGAGTCGATCCGGAAACAGACCGAAATCATAAACAGCACTGTTCAGGGGGTATAA
- a CDS encoding DUF4249 domain-containing protein: MKTMAPILSFFVGLAWWLLGCGSLRNEVDPSVLGADSSKLVVSGFLSPQDTILAVKLTRSRTVVGDSIGGFSSSDGPAANAGNVVNATVTISDGSRSVSLRYFADGQPYYSASTAFMPIVVGKTYTLTVLTAAGERATSSCMIPGPVALKRITFDSIQAGQNRRYVVRASWQDLLGEPNYYQVLGVFRFITDCSSCANDPGYTEREEFTYLSFDDDNRGVFSDAGIDGSEIISGRSYLNGSTINQQLPFMAQYKKAFVTMNLYNVERSYYQYWSAVVRQRRVRNNPFAEPVLIPGNIQGGLGCFAGYNQSILELKLK, from the coding sequence ATGAAGACAATGGCACCTATTCTGAGCTTTTTTGTAGGGCTTGCCTGGTGGTTGTTGGGCTGTGGCAGTTTACGCAACGAAGTAGATCCGAGTGTACTGGGAGCCGATTCGTCGAAACTAGTAGTGAGTGGCTTCCTGTCGCCCCAGGATACCATATTAGCCGTAAAATTAACGCGTTCCCGAACCGTTGTAGGCGACAGCATCGGTGGCTTTTCCTCTAGTGATGGACCGGCAGCCAATGCCGGAAATGTAGTAAACGCCACCGTTACCATATCGGACGGTAGTCGTTCCGTAAGCCTTCGGTATTTTGCCGATGGCCAGCCTTATTATAGTGCCAGCACCGCCTTTATGCCGATTGTTGTCGGTAAAACCTATACGCTGACAGTGTTGACTGCTGCCGGTGAACGGGCAACCAGCAGTTGTATGATACCGGGGCCGGTAGCTCTGAAGCGTATTACGTTCGATTCGATACAGGCGGGGCAGAATCGACGGTATGTTGTTCGGGCTAGCTGGCAGGATCTGTTGGGCGAACCAAATTATTACCAGGTTTTAGGGGTATTTCGGTTTATTACCGATTGTTCTTCCTGTGCAAACGATCCGGGCTATACAGAACGGGAAGAGTTTACTTATCTGTCGTTCGACGACGACAATCGGGGTGTTTTTTCGGATGCGGGCATTGATGGGAGCGAGATTATTTCGGGACGTTCGTATCTTAACGGATCGACGATTAACCAGCAATTACCTTTTATGGCGCAGTACAAAAAAGCATTCGTAACCATGAATCTTTACAATGTGGAGAGGTCTTATTACCAGTACTGGTCGGCAGTGGTGCGCCAGCGCCGGGTTCGTAACAATCCTTTTGCCGAACCGGTACTCATTCCTGGCAATATTCAGGGCGGATTGGGTTGTTTTGCCGGATACAATCAGTCCATACTGGAACTAAAGCTGAAATGA
- a CDS encoding TonB-dependent receptor: protein MRAGLQLLLCLFILLPVCAQKTDSRITISGYVREAGSLEALIGVSVYVPATTMGTTTNTYGFYSLTLPAQDSVQLAYSFVGYETEIHTHTRRLSQTLNVLLTPGRVLAEVDVKADVAGEKVSESAQMSVIDIPIRQIKKIPAFLGEKDVLKVLQLMPGVQKGSEGQTGIYVRGGGPDQNLIILDDAVVYNASHLFGFFSVFNGDAIKSVELIKGGFPARFGGRLSSVIEMNLKDGNREKLHGEAGIGLISSRLTLEGPLTKNKKSSFLISGRRTYLDILAAPLINAETRGQTKIGYYFYDLNAKANYELSSTDKLYLSGYFGRDKFHARDKTAETNTGLSWGNATATLRWNHLFNQKLFSNASLIFSNYKFEIASTELGTTDNQLYSLQYNSGIRDFSLKYDVDYYPLPAHSVRIGIQSTYHRFTPSAVVLQNAAISQYSSNVNTIDVLESGIYAEDTWRPSSRWHINGGLRISHFQQKSVSYTRPEPRLSGAYTLKPNLSIKASYALMNQYVHLLSNTGIGLPTDLWVPTTDRVKPQQSQQIAIGLAKDYVENGLALTVEAYYKTMHNIINYKEGASFLLINDPTAANSVRWEDNITAGKGWSYGAEFLLQKKVGRFSGWIGYTLSWTQWQFADLNNGKPYYPRYDRRHDISLVGIYELNKRTTMSATWVYGTGNALTVPVARYDAYRPGTSFFYGNSRDGDGLIKTILQNSRTVDDYGTQKNSFRAESYHRFDVSVQFHKQKAHHERTWEVSVYNLYNRRNPYFYRLEAVDQSAGSTSGIGLFRYSVFPIVPSVSYNVKF, encoded by the coding sequence ATGCGTGCAGGTCTTCAATTGCTGTTATGTCTTTTCATTCTGCTGCCTGTATGCGCACAAAAAACCGACTCCCGGATAACAATTAGTGGTTATGTACGCGAAGCGGGGAGCCTGGAAGCACTAATTGGCGTCAGTGTCTATGTGCCCGCCACAACCATGGGCACAACTACCAATACGTATGGCTTCTATTCATTAACATTACCGGCGCAGGATAGTGTACAGCTTGCTTATTCGTTTGTTGGGTATGAAACGGAAATCCATACACATACTCGACGTTTGAGCCAAACCCTAAATGTGCTTTTGACTCCGGGGCGGGTCTTGGCAGAGGTTGATGTAAAAGCCGACGTTGCGGGCGAAAAAGTGAGTGAAAGTGCGCAGATGAGCGTTATTGATATTCCAATTAGGCAGATAAAAAAAATTCCGGCATTTCTGGGCGAGAAAGATGTATTGAAAGTGCTGCAACTGATGCCAGGGGTTCAGAAAGGCTCGGAAGGGCAAACCGGTATTTATGTACGGGGTGGCGGTCCTGATCAGAATCTGATTATTCTGGACGATGCTGTTGTGTATAATGCCAGCCATTTGTTTGGGTTTTTCTCTGTTTTTAATGGTGATGCCATTAAAAGTGTGGAATTGATAAAAGGTGGATTTCCGGCTCGCTTTGGAGGGCGGCTTTCGTCGGTAATCGAGATGAACCTGAAAGATGGCAATCGCGAAAAACTGCATGGCGAGGCTGGTATTGGCCTCATTTCGTCGCGGCTAACGCTGGAAGGGCCATTGACGAAAAATAAAAAGAGTTCGTTTCTGATTTCGGGCCGACGTACTTATCTTGACATTCTGGCGGCACCGCTTATCAATGCAGAAACGCGTGGTCAGACTAAGATCGGTTACTATTTCTATGACCTGAATGCCAAAGCTAATTATGAGCTTAGTTCGACCGATAAGCTTTATTTGAGTGGCTATTTTGGTCGGGATAAATTTCATGCCCGCGACAAAACCGCTGAAACAAATACCGGTTTAAGTTGGGGAAATGCGACGGCTACCCTTCGCTGGAATCACTTGTTCAATCAGAAACTATTTTCGAACGCATCGCTGATTTTTAGTAACTATAAATTTGAGATTGCATCAACCGAACTCGGCACAACCGACAATCAGCTCTACTCGCTTCAGTATAACTCCGGCATTCGGGATTTTTCGCTGAAGTACGATGTCGATTATTATCCTTTGCCAGCTCATTCTGTTCGGATTGGTATTCAGAGTACCTATCATCGGTTTACCCCCAGCGCAGTTGTATTGCAAAATGCGGCAATCAGCCAGTATAGCAGCAACGTAAATACGATTGATGTGCTCGAATCGGGTATTTATGCCGAAGATACCTGGCGACCGTCTAGCCGGTGGCATATTAATGGTGGGCTTCGGATCAGTCATTTTCAACAGAAATCAGTCAGCTATACCAGGCCCGAACCCCGATTGTCGGGAGCATATACACTAAAACCCAACCTTTCCATTAAGGCCTCATATGCGCTCATGAATCAATACGTTCATTTGCTCTCGAATACAGGCATTGGGCTACCAACCGATTTGTGGGTGCCGACAACCGATCGGGTAAAACCTCAGCAATCGCAGCAGATAGCGATTGGTTTGGCAAAAGATTATGTCGAAAATGGATTGGCGCTGACTGTAGAGGCTTATTATAAAACGATGCATAATATCATTAACTATAAGGAAGGCGCTAGTTTTCTGTTGATCAATGACCCCACGGCGGCCAACAGCGTTCGTTGGGAGGATAACATTACGGCCGGGAAAGGTTGGTCGTATGGAGCTGAATTTCTACTACAAAAGAAAGTAGGCCGCTTTTCGGGTTGGATTGGCTATACGCTCTCCTGGACTCAGTGGCAGTTTGCCGATTTAAACAATGGCAAACCCTATTATCCGCGTTATGATCGACGGCACGATATTTCGCTTGTCGGTATTTATGAACTGAATAAGCGAACTACGATGTCGGCTACCTGGGTATATGGAACCGGAAATGCCCTCACCGTTCCAGTGGCGCGCTATGATGCATACCGGCCCGGCACATCGTTTTTCTACGGCAACAGTAGAGATGGTGATGGATTAATTAAGACAATTTTGCAGAATAGCCGAACGGTAGATGACTATGGGACGCAGAAAAATAGTTTTCGGGCCGAGTCTTACCATCGATTCGATGTTAGTGTGCAGTTTCATAAGCAGAAGGCGCATCATGAACGCACTTGGGAAGTAAGTGTTTACAACCTCTATAACCGACGTAACCCCTATTTCTATCGGCTTGAAGCCGTCGATCAGTCAGCAGGCAGCACATCGGGCATTGGGCTGTTTCGCTATTCGGTATTTCCTATTGTTCCGTCGGTTAGCTATAACGTCAAGTTCTGA